One genomic region from Cryptococcus gattii WM276 chromosome C, complete sequence encodes:
- a CDS encoding uncharacterized protein (Similar to TIGR gene model, INSD accession AAW42058.1~Duplicated and diverged from upstream gene CGB_C9620C) has translation MSFLPNSRDSVRVVTHQIPAYRAFPNTSLQNYPFLIYYSAYPPTLTVDQIEDHLLSVGVVKPSWRSPMSPVHHYHSTTQEAMVVTSGSARLCFGGPPEEGNIGRLEVEVKQGDVMIVPAGVSHGMLENRGGFEMLGGYPIGADDWDFCVGKEEEKGEAWERIKGLAWFEKDPVYGDKGPVLGVVKEVSISEIER, from the coding sequence ATGTCATTCCTCCCCAATTCTCGAGATTCTGTGCGTGTCGTCACCCATCAAATCCCAGCATATCGAGCTTTCCCAAATACCTCTCTACAGAATTATCCGTTCCTTATCTATTACTCAGCCTACCCTCCTACTCTTACCGTCGACCAAATCGAGGACCATCTTCTCTCTGTCGGTGTCGTAAAGCCTTCATGGCGATCGCCGATGAGTCCTGTCCACCATTACCACTCCACTACCCAGGAAGCTATGGTGGTCACCTCTGGGTCCGCACGTCTATGCTTTGGCGGCCCGCCGGAGGAAGGGAATATCGGAAGGTTAGAGGTAGAAGTGAAGCAAGGAGACGTTATGATCGTACCTGCTGGAGTTTCGCATGGGATGTTGGAGAATAGAGGGGGCTTTGAAATGCTTGGAGGGTATCCGATAGGAGCAGATGACTGGGACTTCTGTGttgggaaggaggaagagaaaggtGAAGCGTGGGAGCGAATCAAAGGGCTGGCATGGTTTGAGAAGGATCCCGTGTACGGTGATAAGGGGCCAGTATTGGGAGTAGTCAAGGAAGTGAGCATCTCAGAAATTGAAAGATAA
- a CDS encoding Hypothetical Protein (Similar to TIGR gene model, INSD accession AAW42054.1) → MWTLHQLAENKPTRSAADPPSPSPSPSVNRKRARISSNSPTMTPSLVKKENERMSSEKPNPSELEKDEGGPKPDVEREWEGFSKDVLEKWPALKKRNFWCIQRHSATALHYDLRMHLDGVTVSWAVPKGLLGISKSGEARRMAVETTLHPLWYTIHEESDGRIFGQGRQGGTLLWDIGEYTIDLPSGYIPDLDTDEEEEAENRRRFKKRRKDSENDGREEEDKFRKALHRHIEFGRSRSIHFTLKGGKKMTNHSFILVLSRDPNKYSNVSPEGKEKKTWFITLPRGVDGYPWDKGGEDGSFYGRSVKSGMTFQQVCAGLADDSSQ, encoded by the exons ATGTGGACCCTGCACCAGCTGGCAGAGAACAAACCCACCCGCAGCGCCGCCGATCCCCCAtctccctctccatccCCTTCCGTTAATCGCAAAAGAGCCCGTATTTCGTCCAACTCGCCCACAATGACACCGAGTttggtgaagaaggagaatgaAAGGATGAGTTCTGAGAAGCCAAACCCTAGCGAGCTGGAGAAGGACGAGGGGGGGCCAAAACCAGATGTTGAAAGAGAATGGGAAGGGTTTTCAAAAGATGTCTTAGAGAAATGGCCTGCTCTGAAGAAAAGGAACTTCTGGTGCATCCAGCGACATTCTGCTACAG CATTGCACTACGACTTGCGAATGCATCTTGATGGGGTCACTGTCTCTTGGGCCGTCCCTAAAGGTCTACTAG GCATTTCAAAGAGCGGCGAGGCACGAAGGATGGCTGTTGAGACAACTTTACATCCTCTTTGGTATACCATACATGAAG AATCGGACGGTAGGA TTTTCGGACAAGGTCGTCAAGGTGGGACTC TTCTGTGGGATATTGGGGAGTACACGATCGATCTGCCCTCTGGATACATACCCGACCTTGATAcagacgaagaagaagaagcgGAGAATCGTAGACGGTTCAAAAAAAGACGGAAAGATTCTGAAAA TGACGggcgagaagaagaggacaagTTTCGGAAGGCGCTACATAGGCATATCGAATTTGGGAGGTCAAGGAGTATACATTTTACCTTGAAGGGAGGCAAAAAG ATGACGAATCACT CGTTCATCCTTGTCCTAAGCCGCGACCCCAACAAATATAGCAATGTTAGTCCtgaaggaaaagagaaaaagacGTGGTTTATCACTCTTCCACGAGGAGTGGATGGTTATCCGTGGGACAAGGGCGGGGAAGACGGGAGCTTCTATGGAAGGAGCGTAAAGA GTGGTATGACCTTTCAGCAAGTGTGTGCGGGTTTAGCAGATGATTCGTCGCAATGA
- a CDS encoding Chitin synthase, putative (Similar to TIGR gene model, INSD accession AAW42050.1) — MNPGDVYQPPQGYNAYGSPTRQNQRPPQPQPPHLPPQQPPYPPPHQPAVQYGDPFSASPQRPPTAPVQNMYPAWQEPQDSHHHASHPLQPASPTGPQSPRYSLPTQSMSPFNGSPASAPVPAPYIMGSPSNAPAPPIPASSPQHTHFNMNPSYSLPQQQLTPSYSYPNGIDDRLTSPPPLMPHHSSHSSISAIPAPVPDNVNYRPSYPPQGYGNTADDDMNDSHPLLAHAAPDPRFGIPQSASAMSMSAPAARYQLSDTGAGDMGVPMYTGNGDAEGQNGFGTGDGVGADDEDEVNMHYGPIPARMVRRNRTQKRVQLFQGHLVLDVEVPTMLLDQCPIRQGNEFTKMRYTAVTCDPNDFVEDKYTLRQRLYDPPRQTELFIVITMYNEDDILFCRTMRGVMQNIAHLCTRSKSKTWGENGWKKVVVCIVADGRKKINPRTRSVLAALGVYQEGVGKNIVNGKPVTAHVYEYTTQLSINSSGKIGPGGPNTVPIQMLFCLKEKNQKKINSHRWFFNAFGTCLRPNVCVLLDVGTQPGPDSIYHLWKAFDINSSVGGACGEIVALKGMFWKNLLNPLVAAQNFEYKMSNILDKPLESIFGYITVLPGAFSAYRYIALLNDEKGNGPLKQYFVGETMHGSGAGIFSSNMYLAEDRILCWELVSKRECKWKLHYVKSAYAITDVPDTVPELVSQRRRWLNGSFFAAIHSIVHFGYLYRSSHTFTRKFFLHIELVYQTLNMIFAWFALGNYFIAFFVLTESLNSLGSAWKYVNTPLHYIYIALLLWCFLLSLGNRPAGSKIGYTLSMVGFALITVYMLFAAIYLAVKGVQDVEAQGDITASTVFGNKIFRNIVISLLATYGLYILSSLIALEPWHMITSFLQYLLLAPSYINVLNVYAFCNVHDVSWGTKGSDKVSDDLGVVKSSGDNKDEVTVDLPIEQKDINAVYAAELQILGTKAPKEVRVISDDQKQEDYYKNVRTNVLLAWTMTNGALVAAILQTSGGDSSLATTYMGILFTVAGLAFFRFLGSSAYLVVRLFVGE; from the exons ATGAATCCGGGCGATGTATACCAACCGCCACAGGGCTACAATGCATACGGCTCCCCCACGCGCCAAAATCAACGTCCCCCACAACCACAGCCACCGCATCTTCCTCCGCAACAGCCACCGTATCCTCCTCCGCACCAGCCTGCCGTTCAGTATGGCGACCCCTTCAGCGCCTCCCCACAGCGCCCACCTACTGCTCCTGTGCAGAACATGTATCCTGCATGGCAAGAACCCCAAGACAGCCACCATCATGCCTCTCACCCTCTGCAGCCGGCTTCGCCGACCGGTCCTCAAAGTCCTCGGTATTCGCTCCCGACGCAATCAATGTCCCCGTTCAACGGCTCCCCTGCGTCGGCACCCGTTCCAGCACCGTATATAATGGGATCTCCTTCCAAtgctcctgctcctcctATACCTGCATCTTCACCTCAACACACTCATTTTAACATGAACCCATCATATTCTCTACCCCAGCAACAGCTTACCCCGTCCTACTCCTATCCAAACGGCATTGATGATCGTCTCACCTCGCCGCCTCCTTTGATGCCTCACCATTCATCCCATTCCTCTATTTCTGCTATACCTGCTCCAGTTCCAGATAACGTCAACTACAGGCCATCTTATCCTCCTCAAGGATACGGCAACACCGCAGATGACGATATGAACGACTCCCACCCTCTTCTTGCACACGCGGCGCCTGATCCTCGGTTTGGTATTCCTCAGTCAGCAAGCGCAATGTCAATGTCAGCTCCGGCGGCAAGATATCAGTTAAGCGACACCGGTGCTGGAGATATGGGCGTACCGATGTACACTGGAAACGGTGATGCCGAAGGCCAAAATGGGTTTGGAACTGGAGATGGCGTAGGTGCggatgacgaggatgaggtCAATATGCACTATGGACCCATTCCAGCGAGGATGGTCAGGCGAAATAGGACGCAGAAACGTGTGCA ACTCTTCCAGGGTCATCTCGTACTTGATGTCGAAGTTCCTACAATGCTGCTCGACCAGTGCCCAATTCGCCAGGGAAACGAATTTACCAAAATGAGATATACAGCGGTTACCTGTGATCCAAATGACTTTGTTGAGGACAAGTATACTCTAAGGCAACGATTGTACGATCCGCCTCGACAAACGGAGCTTTTCATTGTCATTACAATGTATAAC GAGGACGATATTTTGTTTTGTCGAACGATGCGAGGCGTGATGCAGAATATTGCTCACCTTTGTACGAGGTCAAAAAGTAAGACCTGGGGAGAGAACGGCTGGAAAAAA GTGGTGGTGTGCATCGTTGCCGACGGTCGAAAAAAGATCAACCCCCGAACTCGTTCAGTCCTCGCCGCGCTCGGTGTATACCAAGAAGGTGTGGGTAAGAACATAGTCAATGGAAAGCCTGTCACAGCACACGTATACGAGTACACTACACAGT TGTCGATAAACTCTAGTGGAAAGATTGGGCCTGGCGGTCCAAATACGGTGCCAATCCAAATGCTATTCTGTCTCAAG GAGAAGAATCAAAAGAAGATCAACAGTCATCGATGGTTCTTCAA CGCTTTTGGTACTTGCCTTCGGCCGAACGTATGCGTCCTTCTTGACGTTGGTACGCAACCTGGTCCCGATTCGATCTATCATCTTTGGAAGGCATTTGATATTAACTCAAGCGTTGGCGGTGCTTGTGGTGAGATTGTCGCGTTGAAGGGGATGTTCTGGAAAAATCTACTGAACCCTTT GGTGGCAGCGCAAAACTTTGAGTACAAGATGAGTAACATTTTGGATAAACCTCTCGAGTCGATTTTTGGATATATCACCGTCTT GCCGGGTGCTTTCTCTGCGTATCGATATATCGCGCTTCTCAATGACGAAAAAGGGAACGGTCCTCTAAAGCAGTACTTTGTTGGAGAGACGATGCATGGTTCTGGAGCTGGTATCTT CTCGTCCAATATGTATCTCGCCGAAG ATCGTATCCTTTGTTGGGAACTCGTGAGCAAGAGAGAATGTAAATGGAAGCTGCATTATGTCAAGTCGGCCTATGCCATTACAGACGTACCGGATACAGTTCCTGAGCTGGTTTCTCAAAGACGAAG ATGGCTCAATGGGTCTTTCTTTGCGGCTATTCACTCCATCGTTCATTTCGGCTATCTTTACCGATCCTC CCATACATTTACTCGGAAATTCTTCTTGCACATAGAACTGGTCTATC AAACGTTAAACATGATCTTCGCCTGGTTCGCTCTAGGAAATTACTTCATTGCTTTC TTCGTTCTTACCGAATCTCTCAACTCCCTCGGCTCTGCTTGGAAATATGTCAATACCCCCTTGCATTATATCTATATTGCACTCTTGCTATGGTGTTTCCTATTAAGTTTAGGTAACAGACCTGCTGG TTCTAAGATTGGTTACACACTAAGTATGGTCGGATTTGCTTTGATCACAGTATATATGCTTTTTGCGGCTA TTTATTTGGCAGTAAAAGGTGTTCAGGACGTCGAAGCACAAGGAGATATAACGGCGAGCACTGTATTTGGAAACAAAATCTTTAGGAATATTGTGATATCGTTGCTGGCGACATATGGACTGTATATTCTCAGCTCATTGATAGCTCTCGAACCATGGCATATGA TCACTTCTTTCTTGCAGTATCTTTTACTCGCCCCGTCGTACATTAATGTGCTCAA CGTATATGCGTTTTGCAATGTGCATGATGTG TCTTGGGGTACTAAAGGGTCCGACAAAGTCTCTGACGATCTCGGTGTCGTCAAATCTTCAGGCGACAATAAAGATGAGGTCACTGTTGATTTACCGATTGAACAAAAGGATATCAATGCTGTATACGCGGCGGAGCTGCAAATATTGGGAACAAAAGCCCCGAAAGAGGTGCGGGTGATTAGCGATGATCAGAAACAAGAAGATTATTATAAGAATGTTAGGACAAAT GTGTTGCTGGCTTGGACAATGACCAACGGGGCCCTGGTGGCTGCGATTCT